The genomic DNA aggagcaaccaaggtctggggcggagccccagccgccggaggcatgtgtCAGTGTAACAGGGGGCTAATGAGTTTATGAGAATGCTAAAATTACATCTACTGCTGTCGTGCAGGCTTCATCTCGCCATATTGGCCACGCGATTGGGTGGTATCGTAGGCTCGGACTACACGTGTAGCCTGTCCAGCGCCTTCGTCGGCCTGCGAAAAGGCGAAACCTCTTTGTTTGCGCATACGTTGCACCTGGCGCACTTTTCGGATGGCTTTCTGGAACTGCTCCATACGGGGCCGGTAGTCGGCAATGTTGTACTTCTGAATTTCTTGCACATGGTGGTACGACTCGGGTTTGTACATGCGTTTATAGTATTTCCAGGCAAAATCTCGGATCAAACACAGGCATGGGAGAATGAGAATTGTCGCCCAGAACACCAGGGTTGGATACAAGTGGGGCAGAACTCCTCGGTATTCGTCTGAAACATTGACCAGAGGGGCAATGGTGgcatatgcagggaagAATCCCAGCCAGATGAAGAATGAACCGGGAATCGCGATAACTGTGTACTTGTTCCACATGTTCGTGACCAAAGCAGCCTTAGCAAGTGTTGTCAGTACACAAGCTGTGAATAAAGCAGTACCCCAAGTCCAATGGTCTGCAATGAGACCATTAGAAAGCACTTGGCCGTATCGATATGCGTACACAGAACCAATGTAGAGAATAATTGAGTGGTAGAATCCATTCAATACCCATTCCCAGAAATGACGAACGTTCAAGAAAGCACTGCGTTGACCCAGTTGATAAAGTTGAGGATACCGATCTAGAAGACGTGCTGAAATGAACTGGTCAAAGATACCCAATATAAAAGGTGGGAGAACTGTACACAGAACGTTGTAAAAGGTAATGGTCCATGATTCGTAAATAGACTGACCCGAAAAGCCATTGGCAAAGACATACCAGAACTGAGTCATATACAGAGCGATATTTTTGTAGAAAGAGTACAGAATGGCTCTACTCAATCGATGATAACTCCAAGATCCATgtactagcagcagctttcgGAGATACTTGAATTGGCCAATAGAAACATCAGCACTTCTTGCTGCTTGCATACCTTCCATACCACTGATACCAACACCAACGTGAGCAGCTTGAATCATACTGACATCATTAGCACCATCTCCAATAGCAAGTAGTAATGATTTCATATGACGTTTGACAAGCTTCACAACTAATGCCTTTTGTAATGGTGACACACGACAACAAATGACTGCTTTGCAAATGACAGCTAGGTCTAAAAAGTCTTTTTCCAGTGATGGTTCCAAAGCGAAACCAAGAGACTTTCCATCAATTACAAGTGCAAGAGTATCGTACTCGGCACTACTAACTTGATTGCCACGAATAGCAGCAACCTTTTTGGCAATGTTATCTCGAACCGCCTCATAattttcttcattgataATCAGCAGGTTCATATCCTCACTAAGAAGCTTACAACTCATACCAATGTTGATAGCTGTCTCTTGTCTATCACCGGTGAGGACCCAGATTTTGATGCCAGCGTCTTGTAAGGTGTGAATAGTCTCAGGAACACCTTCCTGTAATTTATCTTCAATGGCAGTTGCACCaagcaaaaacaaatcacgTTCTATAAGCTCGGCAGCATCATCCAGTTTCTGGGCACGATTGTCCATCGAAGTAGCAGCTTCGTCAAAGATGCGAGCCCACTCTTGATACTCATCATCAGGCACAACTCTCATAGCCAAACACAAAGTTCGCAATCCTTCACCAGCAAACTCTTCCAAATGGGCCATTGTATCAGTTACAAAAGGATTTTCAGGCGCTAGACGCTCGAGAATCACTGTATCAGCACCTTTACAGTACAATCGGATCTTACCGTCGGGACATCTGAAAATAGTTGACATTCTCTTTCTAGTGGAATTGAACTCACAGATATTCAACAGTTCATATTCATAGTCCTGACCACGAATGTCTACAGTGATGAACTTGGGACGACGAATTGTGAACTTGAATCCGACACTGGCTGCACCTTCGACAAGAGCACCTTCATCAGGGGAAGCAGCCTGATACTTGATCTTACCATTATCCTTGAGTTCAGGAATAACCGTGTGACACGAGGCAAGCAGTGTGAAAAACTCCTGAACCACTTGTCCAAGCTCGGGCTCGTCCATATCCTCAATCATGGCATCAAAGCTTCTGAAACCAACCTCCACGCCATCCACAACAGTAAGTTTCCTATCTTCGGGAATCTCACTAGCATACGAACGACCAGCAATCGAGCAGCTCTTGAACTCCATGATATTTCGCGTCAACGTTCCAGTCTTGTCTGAGAAGATATACTCGATCTGGCCCAGTTCTTCGACCAAACTGGAAGTCCGACATACTGCAGGAGTATCTGTGTCCTTATAATACATATCCAAGTCTGAACTGATTAAATACGCCTGGTAGAACTTGATAATTTCCACAGTAACGAACAAACTAGTCTGTTAGTCTCCCCTACTCCGTGAGGGTGAgtaatctcctgcgaagcaggagccacggggtctggggcggagccccagccgccggaggcataaCGGCAAAGTACTTACCTAATCGGCACGAGATTTGAAAAGAGAACCCAATATGTGAGCAGGTCTTGGAAAAACTGCTTGACAAGACTGGTGCCCTCGAGTTGGAGGTACCACATGGTAGAAGCGGtgactttgattttgatgacaTTGCCCATGGACGATACAATAGCCAGAATGAGCAGGATCGAGAACAGGAAGATGATTTGAAGGTTGATCATGTGCTCGACGGCAGTACGTTTGATAGGAGCGGCAGTGGCATTACGCATGAGCTTTGTTTCGTGACCCGTGAAAACGACTACTCCGTGGATCCAGGGAGTATTTCGTAAAGTGGCTCCACGGAGAAGAAGTTGGTCAGGTGCCAGAGCCATCTTGTCTTGTCCCGTTAGTTCTAGCGTCGCTTCATATGTGTATAGACTGCTATTGGGTTGTTCAGAAAGAATGCGACCTCGAAGTCGAGATAAGTCTTGTGTCGACACCAAGGTTGAAGTCTCAACACGAGACTGTTTAATTTTCAGATTGGTTTCTCCGTCCAAATTGGCAGTCTCGATATAACACAGACCTTCGGGTTCAGACGAGGCCAGTAACAGAATATCGGCAGGAAACGGTTCCTCAGATTTGATTCGCACGATATCGCCAACGGACAATTTCACCCATCGACGGGTCTCGAACTCGCCATTGGTATTGAGAACCTCGACTTTGGAATTGTTGAGTTCTTTATCGGCATTAGACCGCTTGACGTCCTCGACAAGCTCCTTAAAAGCTGACACTAATAGCACCACTGCCAGGGTACCAATGGTGGTATATCTATTAGTAGGTGTAACATTGGGCACTTGTTGGATAAGTGCAGTACACAGGAAAAACAGATTCGCATACTTGGAAAACTGTTCAAATAAGAATTTTGGAATGAAGGTGAATGCATTGTATTTTGTAGTGGAAATGTGGTTTCCTTTGTAGCCCAGTTGGTTTGCCGCTGGATCGTTTAATGTGACGATTCGGGGACCCAGAGAAGATGCATCGGGCATCTTCTTACCGAGAAGTTTATAATAGAATTTTCGAATATCATAGTCATTAGCTGTCTCAGTACGGTCTTCATTAGCACCTCTaccaccagatccagaccCGCCAGCGCCACCACTGAAACCAACCCGGGACCCGGATCCAATACCCgtagcagcacctgaaCCACCtcttccagcaccacctgctGTAGCATGCTCAGTTAAAGGTAGATCCATCTCTGTATAAGCTGGATTCAACCCCAGTTTAGATCGAACATTAGAATAGAAGCCAGAGATGCCGCCCTTGGCTCCGTAATGCTTACCAGTGGCTTGATGAGTTAAACCAATAGTATCGTGACGTCCGGACCCAGAACCGATTCCCGATCCTGAATCCATGATAAAATCGTCCTGATCATGGCCC from Sugiyamaella lignohabitans strain CBS 10342 chromosome D, complete sequence includes the following:
- the DRS2 gene encoding aminophospholipid-translocating P4-type ATPase DRS2 (Trans-golgi network aminophospholipid translocase (flippase); maintains membrane lipid asymmetry in post-Golgi secretory vesicles; contributes to clathrin-coated vesicle formation and endocytosis; subject to auto-inhibition by its C-terminal tail; mutations in human homolog ATP8B1 result in liver disease; GO_component: GO:0005794 - Golgi apparatus [Evidence IEA,IEA]; GO_component: GO:0016021 - integral component of membrane [Evidence IEA,IEA]; GO_component: GO:0016021 - integral component of membrane [Evidence ISM] [PMID 12192589]; GO_component: GO:0016020 - membrane [Evidence IEA]; GO_component: GO:0005802 - trans-Golgi network [Evidence IDA] [PMID 10601336]; GO_component: GO:0005802 - trans-Golgi network [Evidence IDA] [PMID 12221123]; GO_component: GO:0005802 - trans-Golgi network [Evidence IDA] [PMID 15090616]; GO_function: GO:0005524 - ATP binding [Evidence IEA,IEA]; GO_function: GO:0019829 - cation-transporting ATPase activity [Evidence IEA]; GO_function: GO:0016787 - hydrolase activity [Evidence IEA]; GO_function: GO:0000287 - magnesium ion binding [Evidence IEA]; GO_function: GO:0046872 - metal ion binding [Evidence IEA]; GO_function: GO:0000166 - nucleotide binding [Evidence IEA,IEA]; GO_function: GO:0004012 - phospholipid-translocating ATPase activity [Evidence IEA,IEA]; GO_function: GO:0004012 - phospholipid-translocating ATPase activity [Evidence IGI] [PMID 15090616]; GO_function: GO:0004012 - phospholipid-translocating ATPase activity [Evidence IMP] [PMID 15249668]; GO_function: GO:0004012 - phospholipid-translocating ATPase activity [Evidence IGI,IMP] [PMID 16452632]; GO_function: GO:0004012 - phospholipid-translocating ATPase activity [Evidence IMP] [PMID 8633245]; GO_process: GO:0006812 - cation transport [Evidence IEA]; GO_process: GO:0032456 - endocytic recycling [Evidence IMP] [PMID 24272750]; GO_process: GO:0006897 - endocytosis [Evidence IGI] [PMID 12631737]; GO_process: GO:0006897 - endocytosis [Evidence IGI] [PMID 16195350]; GO_process: GO:0006886 - intracellular protein transport [Evidence IGI] [PMID 12221123]; GO_process: GO:0008152 - metabolic process [Evidence IEA]; GO_process: GO:0045332 - phospholipid translocation [Evidence IMP] [PMID 15249668]; GO_process: GO:0045332 - phospholipid translocation [Evidence IMP] [PMID 16452632]; GO_process: GO:0015914 - phospholipid transport [Evidence IEA]; GO_process: GO:0006892 - post-Golgi vesicle-mediated transport [Evidence IGI,IMP] [PMID 10601336]; GO_process: GO:0000028 - ribosomal small subunit assembly [Evidence IMP] [PMID 8247005]); its protein translation is MANYHGRGQAGNIPDEFSLIDHPSVPDPEPENPFDSRNASTTQIGHTSTSAPLAGHDEDLDLFNGDSYHTNTTGNGGTRNGISASNGGIQQTSSNPGDWDYLTPVDSSPYYDSPYNNASNPYLDGTGIVSGHDQDDFIMDSGSGIGSGSGRHDTIGLTHQATGKHYGAKGGISGFYSNVRSKLGLNPAYTEMDLPLTEHATAGGAGRGGSGAATGIGSGSRVGFSGGAGGSGSGGRGANEDRTETANDYDIRKFYYKLLGKKMPDASSLGPRIVTLNDPAANQLGYKGNHISTTKYNAFTFIPKFLFEQFSKYANLFFLCTALIQQVPNVTPTNRYTTIGTLAVVLLVSAFKELVEDVKRSNADKELNNSKVEVLNTNGEFETRRWVKLSVGDIVRIKSEEPFPADILLLASSEPEGLCYIETANLDGETNLKIKQSRVETSTLVSTQDLSRLRGRILSEQPNSSLYTYEATLELTGQDKMALAPDQLLLRGATLRNTPWIHGVVVFTGHETKLMRNATAAPIKRTAVEHMINLQIIFLFSILLILAIVSSMGNVIKIKVTASTMWYLQLEGTSLVKQFFQDLLTYWVLFSNLVPIR
- the DRS2 gene encoding aminophospholipid-translocating P4-type ATPase DRS2 (Trans-golgi network aminophospholipid translocase (flippase); maintains membrane lipid asymmetry in post-Golgi secretory vesicles; contributes to clathrin-coated vesicle formation and endocytosis; subject to auto-inhibition by its C-terminal tail; mutations in human homolog ATP8B1 result in liver disease; GO_component: GO:0005794 - Golgi apparatus [Evidence IEA,IEA]; GO_component: GO:0016021 - integral component of membrane [Evidence IEA,IEA]; GO_component: GO:0016021 - integral component of membrane [Evidence ISM] [PMID 12192589]; GO_component: GO:0016020 - membrane [Evidence IEA]; GO_component: GO:0005802 - trans-Golgi network [Evidence IDA] [PMID 10601336]; GO_component: GO:0005802 - trans-Golgi network [Evidence IDA] [PMID 12221123]; GO_component: GO:0005802 - trans-Golgi network [Evidence IDA] [PMID 15090616]; GO_function: GO:0005524 - ATP binding [Evidence IEA,IEA]; GO_function: GO:0019829 - cation-transporting ATPase activity [Evidence IEA]; GO_function: GO:0016787 - hydrolase activity [Evidence IEA]; GO_function: GO:0000287 - magnesium ion binding [Evidence IEA]; GO_function: GO:0046872 - metal ion binding [Evidence IEA]; GO_function: GO:0000166 - nucleotide binding [Evidence IEA,IEA]; GO_function: GO:0004012 - phospholipid-translocating ATPase activity [Evidence IEA,IEA]; GO_function: GO:0004012 - phospholipid-translocating ATPase activity [Evidence IGI] [PMID 15090616]; GO_function: GO:0004012 - phospholipid-translocating ATPase activity [Evidence IMP] [PMID 15249668]; GO_function: GO:0004012 - phospholipid-translocating ATPase activity [Evidence IGI,IMP] [PMID 16452632]; GO_function: GO:0004012 - phospholipid-translocating ATPase activity [Evidence IMP] [PMID 8633245]; GO_process: GO:0006812 - cation transport [Evidence IEA]; GO_process: GO:0032456 - endocytic recycling [Evidence IMP] [PMID 24272750]; GO_process: GO:0006897 - endocytosis [Evidence IGI] [PMID 12631737]; GO_process: GO:0006897 - endocytosis [Evidence IGI] [PMID 16195350]; GO_process: GO:0006886 - intracellular protein transport [Evidence IGI] [PMID 12221123]; GO_process: GO:0008152 - metabolic process [Evidence IEA]; GO_process: GO:0045332 - phospholipid translocation [Evidence IMP] [PMID 15249668]; GO_process: GO:0045332 - phospholipid translocation [Evidence IMP] [PMID 16452632]; GO_process: GO:0015914 - phospholipid transport [Evidence IEA]; GO_process: GO:0006892 - post-Golgi vesicle-mediated transport [Evidence IGI,IMP] [PMID 10601336]; GO_process: GO:0000028 - ribosomal small subunit assembly [Evidence IMP] [PMID 8247005]), which encodes MYYKDTDTPAVCRTSSLVEELGQIEYIFSDKTGTLTRNIMEFKSCSIAGRSYASEIPEDRKLTVVDGVEVGFRSFDAMIEDMDEPELGQVVQEFFTLLASCHTVIPELKDNGKIKYQAASPDEGALVEGAASVGFKFTIRRPKFITVDIRGQDYEYELLNICEFNSTRKRMSTIFRCPDGKIRLYCKGADTVILERLAPENPFVTDTMAHLEEFAGEGLRTLCLAMRVVPDDEYQEWARIFDEAATSMDNRAQKLDDAAELIERDLFLLGATAIEDKLQEGVPETIHTLQDAGIKIWVLTGDRQETAINIGMSCKLLSEDMNLLIINEENYEAVRDNIAKKVAAIRGNQVSSAEYDTLALVIDGKSLGFALEPSLEKDFLDLAVICKAVICCRVSPLQKALVVKLVKRHMKSLLLAIGDGANDVSMIQAAHVGVGISGMEGMQAARSADVSIGQFKYLRKLLLVHGSWSYHRLSRAILYSFYKNIALYMTQFWYVFANGFSGQSIYESWTITFYNVLCTVLPPFILGIFDQFISARLLDRYPQLYQLGQRSAFLNVRHFWEWVLNGFYHSIILYIGSVYAYRYGQVLSNGLIADHWTWGTALFTACVLTTLAKAALVTNMWNKYTVIAIPGSFFIWLGFFPAYATIAPLVNVSDEYRGVLPHLYPTLVFWATILILPCLCLIRDFAWKYYKRMYKPESYHHVQEIQKYNIADYRPRMEQFQKAIRKVRQVQRMRKQRGFAFSQADEGAGQATRVVRAYDTTQSRGQYGEMKPARQQ